Proteins encoded in a region of the Metamycoplasma alkalescens genome:
- a CDS encoding EcoRI family type II restriction endonuclease translates to MSNSKLLSIQQILNYETKGSNYLNINSSKQEKSLRDVVNTLLSNLQQKYPNLSFELKNKIYLSDIASEINNFENETFFSPIFKTTFISPDGGFLFLVDNITNKKYPILISEMKYQGSNSSFKGNAIERLGKNVIALRNYFINHEILPFVTFCSGPDFNPSKSKIIDRLSTIACFAPLNKINLFKYGSINPGSYFCREEEWDFDEIYSICEEIATRSILYFASKNGIKI, encoded by the coding sequence ATGAGTAACTCAAAACTACTTTCAATCCAACAGATTTTAAATTATGAAACAAAAGGTTCTAATTATTTGAACATCAATTCTTCCAAACAAGAAAAATCATTAAGAGATGTAGTTAATACATTGTTATCTAATCTTCAACAAAAATATCCAAATCTTTCTTTTGAACTAAAAAACAAAATCTATTTATCTGATATTGCATCCGAAATAAACAATTTTGAAAATGAAACATTTTTTTCTCCTATTTTCAAAACTACTTTTATTTCTCCAGATGGTGGATTTCTATTCTTAGTTGACAACATTACTAATAAAAAATATCCAATCTTAATTTCAGAAATGAAATATCAAGGTTCTAATTCATCTTTTAAAGGTAATGCAATAGAAAGACTTGGTAAAAATGTCATTGCATTAAGGAATTATTTTATAAACCACGAAATATTACCTTTTGTAACATTTTGTTCAGGACCTGATTTTAATCCATCTAAATCAAAAATTATTGATAGACTATCAACAATAGCTTGTTTTGCTCCATTAAACAAAATTAATTTGTTTAAATATGGTTCAATCAACCCTGGAAGTTATTTTTGTCGAGAAGAAGAATGAGACTTTGATGAAATCTATTCAATTTGTGAAGAAATAGCAACTCGTTCAATCTTATATTTTGCTTCTAAAAATGGCATCAAAATCTAA